A region from the Pelobates fuscus isolate aPelFus1 chromosome 3, aPelFus1.pri, whole genome shotgun sequence genome encodes:
- the LOC134601971 gene encoding olfactory receptor 1M1-like, which produces MCEDNQTEAVEVVLLGFRELHNFKILLFTLILLTYMVIMTGNLLIVLVVSTSTHLNVPMFYFLKHLALADVIFTTSIVPFMIHVILMGEKTMSVTACTVQLHFICVSASVQCFLLAVMSFDRYMAIRKPLNYILIMTPRLCLLFVAVCWSLPLTLLSSELFLIYQFKFCGRNYIDHFFCDFAPLAKLTISDLSIYTVLDVCVSIALMCIPFAFIIITYILIFFSFIKIPSVTGRKKFFSTCSSHLSSVFTYYVTLIIIYMVPSEEESKNKFRSLLIMLVTPLMNPIIYSWRNKEIKGALKKLPMTVFLAC; this is translated from the coding sequence ATGTGTGAAGATAACCAGACGGAAGCAGTAGAAGTTGTACTTTTGGGGTTCAGAGAACttcataactttaaaatattACTCTTCACTCTGATCCTGCTAACGTACATGGTGATAATGACTGGAAACCTGCTCATTGTACTAGTGGTGTCCACCAGCACACATCTCAATGTTCCAATGTTTTACTTCCTAAAGCATTTGGCCTTAGCTGATGTGATATTCACCACCAGCATCGTCCCATTTATGATCCATGTTATACTGATGGGAGAGAAGACAATGTCAGTTACTGCATGTACAGTTCAGCTCcattttatttgtgtttctgCAAGTGTACAATGCTTTCTTCTTGCTGTAATGTCATTTGATCGATACATGGCTATCCGCAAGCCTTTGAACTACATATTAATAATGACTCCTAGACTTTGCCTGCTATTCGTTGCCGTATGCTGGTCATTGCCTCTTACTTTactttcaagtgaattgtttttGATTTACCAATTTAAATTCTGTGGACGCAATTATATTGACCATTTCTTCTGTGATTTTGCTCCTCTTGCAAAACTGACTATTTCTGACCTATCCATCTACACAGTATTAGATGTATGTGTCTCCATTGCTTTGATGTGCATCCCATTTGCTTTTATAATAATTActtatatattaattttcttttcctttataAAAATTCCCTCTGTAACTGGAAGGAAAAAGTTCTTTTCCACTTGTAGTTCCCACTTGTCCTCTGTGTTTACATATTACGTGaccttaataataatttatatggtTCCATCAGAAGAAGAATCTAAAAATAAGTTCAGATCGTTATTGATTATGTTAGTGACTCCATTGATGAATCCCATAATATACAGCTGGAGGAACAAGGAAATTAAGGGAGCTCTGAAAAAGTTACCTATGACTGTTTTCTTAGCTTGTTGA